The following are from one region of the Rhipicephalus microplus isolate Deutch F79 chromosome 1, USDA_Rmic, whole genome shotgun sequence genome:
- the LOC119178185 gene encoding uncharacterized protein LOC119178185 isoform X2, whose product MTRVLVAGDSMVKYVDQNFPSRRGLSVSVAAHRGIRIEHLLSMIADKLASFDVVIVHVGTNNTVDSVNMCMDKYRQLAQGIIESNPTLHVAFSAILPRGQNRYRQGEEQLCDVCHLNDHYRNVNAALAQLCLERGFTILDSLVDSWPGFLSRDGVHPSRLGNKVLADFLHREACALSTQLERRQIQQSYKESKASAWSPVHCGLTLLSSHQEVG is encoded by the coding sequence ATGACGCGTGTGTTAGTAGCGGGCGATTCAATGGTGAAATACGTCGACCAGAATTTCCCATCGCGCCGTGGCTTGTCTGTTAGCGTTGCCGCACACAGAGGAATAAGGATTGAGCACTTGCTCTCAATGATTGCTGACAAGCTGGCCAGTTTTGATGTTGTCATTGTACATGTTGGCACGAACAACACTGTTGACAGTGTCAACATGTGCATGGACAAATATCGCCAGCTCGCTCAGGGAATCATCGAAAGCAATCCCACGTTGCATGTAGCTTTTTCTGCCATTCTTCCTCGGGGGCAGAATCGGTACCGCCAAGGGGAAGAACAGTTGTGTGATGTTTGTCATTTGAATGACCACTACAGGAATGTGAATGCCGCACTCGCACAGCTTTGCCTGGAGAGGGGCTTCACTATCCTGGATAGTCTTGTGGACAGCTGGCCTGGATTCCTGAGCAGGGATGGTGTCCACCCCAGCCGGCTTGGCAACAAGGTGCTGGCAGACTTCCTGCACCGTGAGGCCTGTGCCTTGTCCACCCAACTAGAGAGGAGACAGATCCAACAGTCCTACAAGGAGTCCAAGGCATCTGCATGGA
- the LOC119178185 gene encoding uncharacterized protein LOC119178185 isoform X1 encodes MTRVLVAGDSMVKYVDQNFPSRRGLSVSVAAHRGIRIEHLLSMIADKLASFDVVIVHVGTNNTVDSVNMCMDKYRQLAQGIIESNPTLHVAFSAILPRGQNRYRQGEEQLCDVCHLNDHYRNVNAALAQLCLERGFTILDSLVDSWPGFLSRDGVHPSRLGNKVLADFLHREACALSTQLERRQIQQSYKESKASAWSGWARQEHFSINLEVDFPALGPVHCGLTLLSSHQEVG; translated from the coding sequence ATGACGCGTGTGTTAGTAGCGGGCGATTCAATGGTGAAATACGTCGACCAGAATTTCCCATCGCGCCGTGGCTTGTCTGTTAGCGTTGCCGCACACAGAGGAATAAGGATTGAGCACTTGCTCTCAATGATTGCTGACAAGCTGGCCAGTTTTGATGTTGTCATTGTACATGTTGGCACGAACAACACTGTTGACAGTGTCAACATGTGCATGGACAAATATCGCCAGCTCGCTCAGGGAATCATCGAAAGCAATCCCACGTTGCATGTAGCTTTTTCTGCCATTCTTCCTCGGGGGCAGAATCGGTACCGCCAAGGGGAAGAACAGTTGTGTGATGTTTGTCATTTGAATGACCACTACAGGAATGTGAATGCCGCACTCGCACAGCTTTGCCTGGAGAGGGGCTTCACTATCCTGGATAGTCTTGTGGACAGCTGGCCTGGATTCCTGAGCAGGGATGGTGTCCACCCCAGCCGGCTTGGCAACAAGGTGCTGGCAGACTTCCTGCACCGTGAGGCCTGTGCCTTGTCCACCCAACTAGAGAGGAGACAGATCCAACAGTCCTACAAGGAGTCCAAGGCATCTGCATGGAGTGGGTGGGCTCGGCAGGAGCACTTTTCCATCAACTTGGAAGTCGATTTTCCAGCACTTG